A single Tenacibaculum sp. Bg11-29 DNA region contains:
- the gpmI gene encoding 2,3-bisphosphoglycerate-independent phosphoglycerate mutase, which translates to MNKKVILMILDGWGITQDPKVSAIYNAKTPFINSLYDKFPHAELRTDGEHVGLPEGQMGNSEVGHMNLGAGRIVYQNLAKINKAVKHGTLAKETELLNAFEYAKKNNKNVHFLGLVSNGGIHSHIDHLKGLLTTANEHNLKNVFLHAFTDGRDCDPKSGKYFINDIEEHMQKTTGELATITGRYYAMDRDNRWERIKLAYDALIDGKGDFSTNAIESIKKNYTENITDEFVKPIIMVNEDKQPKTTIKEDDVVIFFNFRTDRGRELTEALNQKDFPEFNMKKRSLYFVTMTNYNEAFKDIKVIYNSNNIENTLGEVLETTGKTQIRIAETEKYPHVTFFFSGGREQPFKGEKRLLCPSPKVATYDLKPEMSAHEICDAIVPELKEGTVDFVCLNFANGDMVGHTGVFEAAVKACETVDNCVESVITTALENDYTTILIADHGNCETMMNPDGTPHTAHTTNPVPMILIDKELKSIKNGVLGDIAPTILRLMNVAQPKEMTQHSLI; encoded by the coding sequence ACCCAAGATCCTAAAGTATCTGCCATATATAATGCAAAAACACCTTTTATAAATTCGTTATACGATAAATTTCCACATGCTGAATTACGTACCGACGGTGAACACGTAGGTTTGCCCGAAGGACAAATGGGAAATTCTGAAGTTGGACACATGAATTTAGGTGCAGGTAGAATTGTATATCAAAATCTTGCTAAAATTAACAAAGCTGTTAAGCACGGTACTTTAGCGAAAGAGACTGAATTATTAAATGCTTTTGAGTATGCTAAAAAGAATAATAAAAATGTTCATTTTTTAGGACTCGTTTCTAACGGAGGAATTCACTCTCATATAGATCATCTAAAAGGATTATTAACAACTGCAAACGAGCATAATTTAAAGAACGTATTTCTTCATGCTTTTACTGATGGTCGTGATTGTGATCCTAAATCTGGAAAATACTTTATTAACGACATTGAGGAGCATATGCAAAAAACTACTGGTGAATTGGCAACAATTACAGGTCGTTATTATGCAATGGACAGAGACAATCGCTGGGAAAGAATTAAACTAGCATATGATGCTTTAATTGACGGAAAAGGTGATTTTTCGACAAATGCTATTGAAAGCATTAAAAAAAACTACACTGAAAATATTACTGATGAATTCGTGAAACCTATTATTATGGTGAACGAAGACAAGCAACCTAAAACAACTATCAAAGAAGATGATGTAGTTATTTTCTTTAATTTTAGAACAGATAGAGGTCGTGAATTAACAGAAGCTTTAAATCAAAAAGATTTTCCTGAGTTTAACATGAAAAAAAGGTCTCTGTATTTTGTTACCATGACAAATTATAATGAAGCTTTTAAAGATATTAAAGTAATTTACAACAGTAATAATATTGAAAATACTTTAGGGGAAGTTTTAGAAACTACTGGTAAAACTCAAATTAGAATTGCTGAAACTGAAAAATACCCACATGTAACGTTTTTCTTTTCTGGCGGAAGAGAACAGCCGTTTAAGGGTGAAAAACGTTTATTATGTCCATCCCCAAAAGTAGCTACTTACGATTTAAAACCAGAAATGAGTGCTCATGAAATTTGTGATGCTATTGTTCCTGAACTAAAGGAAGGAACAGTAGATTTTGTATGCTTAAACTTTGCTAATGGTGATATGGTTGGTCATACTGGTGTTTTTGAGGCAGCTGTAAAAGCCTGTGAAACCGTAGATAATTGTGTAGAAAGCGTTATTACAACTGCTTTAGAAAATGATTACACAACTATTTTAATTGCCGATCATGGTAATTGTGAAACAATGATGAATCCTGACGGGACTCCTCACACAGCACATACTACAAACCCAGTACCAATGATTTTAATTGACAAAGAGTTAAAATCGATAAAAAATGGTGTTTTAGGTGATATTGCTCCAACTATTTTACGACTAATGAATGTAGCGCAACCTAAAGAAATGACACAACATTCACTTATTTAA
- a CDS encoding thioredoxin family protein produces MIKKTIYTLIILLIVSCATVPKNPAKKDKDGDLIGIATKKDFQQEPYASEWFNDFYSYYEIDKSATDKLKPHLKNITIKGFMGTWCGDSQREIPNFYKTLDQAEFNYKNLELVTVNRKKTANGLEKGYDIIRVPTFIFYKNGKEIGRFVEHPIDGSTIEEDIFKIISGKPYTHPYQK; encoded by the coding sequence ATGATAAAAAAAACAATATACACACTGATTATTTTATTGATCGTCTCTTGTGCGACTGTACCTAAAAACCCCGCAAAAAAAGACAAAGACGGAGACTTGATTGGTATTGCTACAAAAAAAGATTTTCAACAAGAGCCATACGCATCAGAATGGTTTAATGACTTTTATAGCTATTATGAAATAGACAAAAGTGCCACAGACAAATTAAAGCCTCATTTAAAAAATATAACTATTAAAGGTTTTATGGGAACTTGGTGTGGTGATAGCCAGCGTGAAATTCCTAATTTTTACAAAACCCTAGATCAAGCTGAATTCAACTACAAAAACTTAGAATTAGTAACTGTAAATCGCAAAAAAACAGCGAACGGTTTAGAGAAAGGATACGATATAATTCGTGTTCCTACTTTTATATTTTATAAAAACGGAAAAGAGATTGGACGTTTTGTAGAACACCCTATTGATGGTAGTACAATTGAAGAGGACATTTTTAAAATAATTTCTGGTAAACCATACACACATCCGTATCAAAAATAA
- the map gene encoding type I methionyl aminopeptidase: protein MIKAKTREEIEIMRESALVVSRTLGMLAKEVKPGVTTLYLDKLAEDFIREQGAIPGFLGLYDFPNTLCMSPNSQIVHGIPNNTPLKEGDIISIDCGAIKNDFYGDHAYTFAVGEIAAETKKLLDVTRESLYVGIRELKVGNRVGDVGFAIQDFTEKHGYGVVRELVGHGLGRVMHEDPEMPNYGRRGRGKKFIEGMVVAIEPMTNMGTHKILQHNDGWTITTLDNKPSAHFEHDVAIVNGKPELLSTFKYVHEALGIETNEEEEFRL from the coding sequence ATGATTAAAGCTAAAACTAGAGAAGAAATAGAAATTATGCGCGAAAGTGCATTAGTAGTATCAAGAACATTAGGTATGCTTGCTAAAGAAGTAAAACCTGGAGTTACTACCTTATACCTTGATAAACTTGCAGAAGATTTTATTCGTGAGCAAGGAGCTATTCCTGGTTTTTTAGGATTATATGATTTTCCAAACACACTTTGCATGAGTCCTAACTCACAAATTGTTCACGGAATTCCTAATAATACTCCTTTAAAAGAAGGTGATATCATTTCTATTGACTGTGGTGCTATTAAAAATGATTTTTATGGAGACCATGCTTACACTTTTGCTGTAGGTGAAATTGCTGCCGAAACAAAAAAACTTTTAGATGTTACTAGAGAAAGCTTATACGTTGGTATTCGTGAATTAAAGGTTGGTAACCGTGTTGGTGATGTTGGTTTTGCTATTCAAGATTTCACCGAAAAACATGGTTACGGAGTGGTTCGTGAATTGGTTGGTCATGGTTTAGGACGTGTTATGCATGAAGATCCTGAAATGCCAAATTATGGACGTAGAGGTCGTGGTAAAAAATTTATTGAAGGTATGGTTGTAGCTATCGAACCTATGACAAATATGGGAACTCATAAAATATTACAACATAACGACGGTTGGACAATTACTACTTTAGATAATAAACCTTCGGCTCATTTTGAACACGATGTTGCCATTGTTAATGGTAAACCTGAGTTACTTTCAACTTTTAAATACGTACACGAAGCTTTAGGTATTGAAACTAATGAGGAGGAGGAATTCAGACTCTAA
- a CDS encoding GxxExxY protein encodes MNEDLLYKEEAYKIIGACMEVHKFLGKGFNEIVYGDALEIEFQSQNISYQREVKFNINYKGKIIPHYYFADFVIDNKIILKIKAIKELNSSHVKQTLNYLATSKLNLGLLINFGEDSLKYKRVILNKLV; translated from the coding sequence ATGAACGAAGATCTTTTATACAAGGAAGAAGCCTATAAAATTATTGGAGCCTGTATGGAAGTTCACAAGTTCTTAGGCAAAGGTTTTAATGAAATTGTATATGGAGATGCTTTAGAAATAGAATTTCAATCTCAAAATATATCATATCAAAGAGAAGTTAAATTCAACATTAATTATAAAGGCAAAATTATTCCTCATTATTACTTTGCTGATTTTGTAATTGACAACAAAATAATACTTAAAATTAAAGCCATTAAAGAACTTAATTCAAGCCATGTAAAACAAACTTTAAATTATTTAGCTACCTCTAAATTAAATCTTGGGCTACTTATAAATTTTGGTGAAGACAGTCTAAAATATAAAAGAGTAATTTTAAATAAGTTAGTGTAA
- a CDS encoding class I SAM-dependent methyltransferase, with amino-acid sequence MSFFKTILNTIPRPFLIKASYLVRPVIAWWLKGDNFTDPIDGKSFRKFLPYGYGKQRENALSPSTLSLERHRLLWLYLQNETDFFSSDKKLKVLHIAPEQCFLDIFRKQKNLEYITSDLESPIADVKADICDLPFKDNEFDVVFCNHVLEHIPDDTKAMQELYRVLNTGGFGIFQIPQDLNREITFEDDSITDRKERAEIFGQYDHVRVYGRDYFNKLRSIGFKVDEVDFTKKIAPEKLERFALMKGEILPVCFKG; translated from the coding sequence GTGTCTTTTTTTAAAACCATATTAAATACTATTCCTAGGCCATTTTTAATTAAAGCTAGCTATTTGGTTCGTCCAGTAATTGCATGGTGGTTAAAAGGTGATAATTTTACCGACCCAATTGATGGTAAATCGTTTCGTAAGTTTTTACCTTATGGTTATGGTAAGCAACGAGAAAATGCACTTTCACCTTCTACACTATCTTTGGAAAGACATCGTTTACTTTGGTTATACTTACAAAATGAAACCGATTTTTTTTCTTCGGATAAAAAATTAAAAGTATTACATATTGCTCCTGAACAATGCTTTCTAGACATTTTCAGAAAACAAAAAAACTTAGAGTATATTACTTCAGATTTAGAATCACCAATTGCTGATGTAAAGGCTGATATTTGTGACTTACCTTTTAAAGACAATGAGTTTGATGTTGTTTTTTGCAATCATGTACTAGAACATATTCCTGATGATACCAAAGCAATGCAAGAGCTGTATCGCGTTTTAAACACTGGTGGCTTTGGAATCTTTCAAATTCCGCAAGACTTAAATAGAGAAATTACTTTTGAGGATGACTCTATTACCGATCGTAAAGAACGTGCCGAAATATTCGGTCAATACGATCATGTACGCGTGTACGGTCGTGATTATTTCAACAAACTCCGTTCAATCGGTTTTAAAGTTGATGAGGTTGATTTTACAAAAAAAATCGCTCCAGAAAAACTAGAACGATTTGCTTTAATGAAAGGCGAAATTTTGCCTGTATGTTTTAAAGGTTAG
- a CDS encoding FAD:protein FMN transferase: MIRNIFYLANVVIFLFVSCAQENKIKETKLEGLVFGTTYHITYLNEVDYQGSIDSLFALVNKSLSTYIATSDISRINKGDSTVVVDGMFIDVFEKAKRIYNETDGYFDPTIGRLINAYGFGSGKEKKNLSSEEVAELMDGVGFDKVKLENSKVYRESSNIEFNVNAFAKGYGIDVIGWFLESKNVKNYLIEIGGEIRARGRKEGGLWKVAIEKPNVDGTRSLQKVIELDGESMATSGNYRKYKMNKNGEKIVHTVNPKTGLAFESNLLSVSVRLKGDCADVDAYATAFLAMGLDKTKDFLVKHPELKVVLLYNDNDNNLQEFVN, encoded by the coding sequence ATGATTAGAAATATATTTTATTTAGCGAATGTTGTTATATTTTTATTTGTGTCTTGTGCGCAAGAAAATAAAATAAAAGAAACAAAGCTTGAAGGTTTAGTTTTTGGTACAACTTACCATATTACTTATTTGAATGAAGTTGATTATCAGGGGTCTATTGATAGTTTGTTTGCTTTGGTGAATAAATCGTTGTCGACTTATATAGCTACTTCTGATATTTCTAGAATTAATAAAGGTGATTCAACAGTGGTTGTAGATGGTATGTTTATAGATGTATTTGAGAAAGCAAAACGAATTTATAACGAAACTGATGGGTATTTTGATCCTACTATAGGGCGTTTAATTAATGCATACGGATTTGGATCGGGGAAAGAAAAGAAAAATTTAAGTTCAGAAGAAGTCGCTGAGCTTATGGATGGGGTAGGGTTTGATAAGGTGAAGCTTGAAAATAGTAAGGTATACAGAGAGAGTTCTAACATCGAATTTAATGTAAATGCATTTGCAAAAGGATATGGTATTGATGTTATTGGGTGGTTTTTGGAAAGCAAGAATGTTAAAAATTATTTGATTGAAATAGGTGGGGAAATAAGAGCTCGAGGAAGAAAGGAAGGGGGATTATGGAAGGTAGCTATTGAAAAACCAAATGTTGATGGTACACGATCACTTCAAAAAGTAATTGAATTAGATGGTGAGTCTATGGCTACTTCAGGAAATTACAGGAAATATAAAATGAATAAAAATGGAGAGAAAATTGTACATACAGTAAACCCAAAAACTGGATTAGCCTTTGAAAGTAATCTTTTAAGTGTATCTGTGCGTTTAAAAGGAGATTGTGCTGATGTAGATGCTTATGCGACTGCCTTTTTAGCTATGGGGTTAGATAAAACAAAAGATTTTTTAGTAAAGCATCCTGAACTAAAAGTGGTTTTATTGTATAACGACAATGATAATAATTTACAAGAGTTTGTAAACTAA
- a CDS encoding flagellar motor protein MotB: protein MKKIFLFIAASLILASCASTKEMEALKAKHEKTKDELLTVKTNLTKCLIEKESCQDKVSSLKSSVGDLKKDKQNTLQQVENLTVLTKGANDNIKETLTQLSKKDRYINRIRAAASKKDSLNLVVAFHLKKELQQGIDDEDIQVNVEKTVVFISISDKLLFKSGSYTISDKASKVLEKVATVVNGQPEMDVMIEGHTDDTPVSKGSSIKDNWGLSVLRATSIVRELQNKYKVAPSRLIAAGRGSYVPLTTNDTTENKAKNRRTKIIILPRLNQFFELLEQKAE, encoded by the coding sequence ATGAAGAAAATATTTTTATTTATTGCTGCTTCTCTTATACTAGCCTCATGTGCTTCTACTAAAGAAATGGAAGCTTTGAAAGCAAAGCATGAAAAAACAAAGGATGAATTATTAACTGTAAAAACTAATTTAACGAAGTGCTTGATCGAAAAAGAAAGCTGTCAAGACAAAGTTTCTTCTTTAAAGAGTTCTGTTGGTGATTTAAAGAAAGACAAACAAAACACGCTTCAACAAGTAGAAAACTTAACTGTTTTAACTAAAGGTGCTAATGACAACATTAAAGAAACATTAACTCAATTAAGTAAAAAAGACAGGTATATAAATAGAATTAGAGCTGCTGCGTCTAAAAAAGATTCATTAAATTTAGTTGTCGCCTTTCACTTAAAAAAAGAACTACAACAAGGTATTGATGATGAAGATATACAAGTAAACGTTGAAAAAACTGTTGTATTTATTTCTATCTCAGATAAACTATTATTTAAAAGTGGAAGTTACACAATCTCTGATAAGGCATCTAAGGTCTTAGAAAAAGTTGCCACTGTTGTTAACGGTCAACCAGAAATGGATGTTATGATTGAAGGTCACACTGATGACACTCCTGTTTCTAAAGGTTCTAGTATAAAAGACAATTGGGGGCTAAGTGTTTTACGTGCAACATCAATTGTTCGTGAATTACAAAACAAATACAAGGTAGCACCAAGCAGATTAATTGCAGCTGGTAGAGGTAGCTATGTACCTTTAACTACAAACGACACAACTGAAAATAAAGCAAAAAACAGAAGAACAAAAATCATCATTCTTCCTCGTTTAAATCAATTCTTTGAATTATTAGAGCAAAAAGCTGAATAA
- the rplM gene encoding 50S ribosomal protein L13, which translates to MNTLSYKTVSANKNTVNKEWVLVDADGQTLGRLASKIAMLIRGKYKPNYTPHVDCGDNVVVINAEKIVLTGKKWTDKSYIRHTGYPGGQRSLTATEMFEKDPTRLIEKAVKGMLPKNKLGSALYKNLYAYAGTEHQQTAQNPKAINLNDLK; encoded by the coding sequence ATGAACACATTAAGTTACAAAACAGTATCAGCAAACAAAAACACTGTTAACAAAGAGTGGGTTTTAGTTGATGCGGACGGGCAAACGTTGGGTCGTCTAGCTTCTAAAATAGCAATGCTAATTAGAGGTAAGTACAAACCAAATTATACTCCTCACGTAGATTGTGGAGATAACGTGGTTGTTATCAACGCAGAAAAAATTGTTCTAACTGGAAAAAAATGGACTGATAAGTCTTACATCCGTCACACAGGATATCCAGGAGGTCAAAGATCATTAACTGCTACAGAAATGTTCGAAAAAGATCCTACAAGATTAATCGAAAAAGCAGTAAAAGGAATGTTACCTAAAAATAAATTAGGAAGCGCTTTATACAAAAACTTGTATGCTTATGCAGGTACTGAGCACCAACAAACTGCTCAAAACCCAAAAGCAATTAACCTTAACGATCTTAAATAA
- the rpsI gene encoding 30S ribosomal protein S9 codes for METVHKIGRRKTAVARIYLSEGKGNITVNKKEYKNYFTTGTLQYKIQQPLMLTENLESYDIKVNVYGGGITGQAEAIRLAITRALVAINEEHRAVLKPEGLLTRDPRMVERKKFGQKKARKKFQFSKR; via the coding sequence ATGGAAACTGTACACAAAATAGGTAGAAGAAAAACAGCAGTTGCTCGTATTTATCTTTCAGAAGGTAAAGGAAACATTACTGTAAATAAAAAAGAGTATAAAAACTACTTTACAACAGGTACTTTACAATACAAAATCCAACAACCTTTAATGTTAACTGAGAACTTAGAGTCTTATGACATTAAAGTAAATGTATATGGTGGTGGTATTACAGGTCAAGCTGAAGCAATTCGTTTAGCAATTACTAGAGCATTAGTAGCTATTAACGAAGAGCACAGAGCTGTGTTGAAACCAGAAGGTTTATTAACTCGTGATCCTAGAATGGTTGAACGTAAGAAATTCGGTCAGAAGAAAGCACGTAAGAAATTCCAGTTCTCTAAACGTTAA
- the rpsB gene encoding 30S ribosomal protein S2, which translates to MANIQELLESGVHFGHLTRKWNPNMAPYIYTERNGVHIIDLYKTSAKIDEAALALQKIANSGRKILFVATKKQAKDIVAERAKNINMPFITERWPGGMLTNFVTIRKAVKKMATIDRMKLDGSFDALSKREKLQINRQRAKLEKNLGSISDMTRLPAAIFVIDVKKEHIAVAEAQKLNIPIFALVDTNSDPRPVDFVIPANDDASKSIDKVLSYITDAINEGLSERKADKEKVKVEKAPAKEETKAEAVTEAPVKEEKATTETAATDAPAKEEEAK; encoded by the coding sequence ATGGCAAACATTCAAGAATTATTAGAAAGTGGAGTGCACTTCGGTCACTTAACTAGAAAATGGAACCCAAATATGGCTCCGTATATTTATACAGAACGTAATGGTGTTCACATCATCGATTTGTATAAAACATCTGCTAAAATTGATGAAGCTGCATTAGCTTTACAAAAGATAGCAAACTCTGGACGTAAAATCTTATTCGTTGCAACTAAAAAGCAAGCTAAAGATATCGTTGCTGAAAGAGCGAAGAACATAAACATGCCTTTCATTACTGAGCGTTGGCCAGGTGGTATGTTAACAAACTTTGTTACTATTCGTAAAGCTGTTAAAAAAATGGCTACTATTGATAGAATGAAGTTAGATGGTTCTTTTGATGCTTTATCAAAAAGAGAAAAATTACAAATTAATCGTCAGAGAGCTAAATTAGAAAAGAATTTAGGTTCTATTTCTGATATGACTCGTTTACCTGCTGCTATATTTGTAATTGATGTAAAGAAAGAACACATTGCAGTTGCTGAAGCTCAAAAATTAAACATTCCAATTTTTGCTTTAGTTGATACAAACTCTGATCCAAGACCAGTTGATTTTGTAATTCCTGCAAATGATGATGCTTCAAAATCTATTGACAAAGTATTATCTTACATTACTGATGCTATCAATGAAGGCTTATCTGAAAGAAAAGCTGACAAAGAAAAAGTAAAAGTAGAAAAAGCACCTGCTAAAGAAGAAACTAAAGCAGAAGCTGTTACTGAAGCTCCAGTTAAAGAAGAAAAAGCTACTACTGAAACTGCTGCTACTGATGCACCAGCTAAAGAAGAAGAGGCTAAATAA
- the tsf gene encoding translation elongation factor Ts, with the protein MSVKISAADVKKLRETTGAGMMDCKNALVEAEGNFEKSIDILRKKGQKIAAKRADRESTEGVAITKISDDNTYGVAIVLACETDFVSKNDSFKDLAAEFVNVAFKTKTKEEFLAADFGGLTVSEKLIEQTGVIGEKIDITSFERLEAPFVGSYTHVGKIAAMVGLSTSVDNADTLTKDLAMQAASMGAISLSYKGFDPAYVESETEARIAAIVKDNEELVRLGKTLKNVPQYVSRLQLTDDALAKAEEAAKEQLKSEGKPEKIWDKILPGKMERFISDNTTLDQEQCLLDQKFIKDEKKTVEEYVSSFGNVEVKNFVRVTLG; encoded by the coding sequence ATGTCAGTAAAAATTAGCGCTGCAGACGTAAAAAAATTAAGAGAAACTACCGGAGCCGGTATGATGGATTGTAAAAATGCATTAGTAGAAGCTGAAGGTAATTTTGAAAAGTCAATTGATATTTTACGTAAAAAAGGACAAAAAATAGCTGCTAAAAGAGCAGATAGAGAGTCTACTGAAGGTGTTGCTATTACTAAAATTAGTGATGACAATACTTATGGTGTTGCTATTGTATTAGCATGTGAAACAGATTTCGTATCTAAGAATGATTCATTCAAAGATTTAGCTGCTGAATTTGTTAATGTTGCTTTTAAAACTAAAACTAAAGAGGAATTTTTAGCTGCTGATTTTGGCGGTCTAACTGTTTCTGAAAAGTTAATCGAACAAACAGGTGTTATTGGTGAAAAAATCGATATTACTTCTTTCGAAAGATTGGAAGCGCCATTCGTAGGTTCTTATACTCACGTTGGTAAAATTGCTGCTATGGTTGGCTTATCTACTTCTGTAGATAATGCTGATACTTTAACTAAGGACTTAGCAATGCAAGCTGCATCAATGGGAGCAATTTCTTTATCTTATAAAGGTTTTGACCCTGCTTATGTAGAGTCTGAAACTGAAGCAAGAATTGCTGCTATCGTAAAAGACAATGAAGAATTAGTTCGTTTAGGTAAAACTTTAAAGAACGTTCCTCAATATGTATCTAGATTACAATTAACTGATGATGCATTAGCTAAAGCAGAAGAAGCTGCTAAAGAGCAATTAAAATCAGAAGGTAAACCAGAAAAAATTTGGGATAAAATCTTACCTGGAAAAATGGAAAGGTTTATTTCTGACAATACAACTTTAGATCAAGAACAATGTTTATTAGATCAAAAGTTTATTAAAGATGAAAAGAAAACTGTTGAAGAATATGTATCTTCTTTTGGTAACGTAGAGGTTAAAAACTTCGTAAGAGTTACTTTAGGATAA
- the pyrH gene encoding UMP kinase, with amino-acid sequence MQYKRILLKLSGESLMGDRQYGIDPKRLKEYAQEIKQVVDKNIEIAIVIGGGNIFRGVAGASNGMDRVQGDHMGMLATCINGLALQSALEDEGIHTRLQTAIEIKEIAEPYIKRRANRHLEKGRVVIFGGGTGNPYFTTDTAAVLRAIEVNADAILKGTRVDGIYNADPEKDKNAVKYDTITFKEVIKKGLKVMDMTAFTLSEENGLPIIVFDMDTKGNLLKLVSGEQIGTIVDNK; translated from the coding sequence ATGCAATACAAGAGAATCCTTTTAAAATTAAGTGGTGAATCATTAATGGGCGACCGACAATACGGTATTGATCCTAAAAGACTTAAAGAGTACGCCCAAGAAATAAAGCAGGTAGTAGATAAAAATATTGAAATTGCCATTGTTATTGGTGGTGGTAATATTTTTAGAGGTGTAGCTGGAGCCAGTAATGGTATGGATCGCGTACAAGGTGACCATATGGGTATGTTAGCTACATGTATTAATGGCTTAGCTCTACAAAGTGCTTTAGAAGACGAAGGAATTCATACTCGATTGCAAACAGCAATAGAGATTAAAGAAATAGCTGAACCATACATTAAACGTCGTGCAAACCGTCATTTAGAAAAAGGACGTGTTGTAATTTTTGGAGGAGGAACAGGAAATCCTTATTTCACTACAGATACAGCTGCCGTATTAAGAGCTATTGAAGTTAATGCTGATGCTATATTAAAAGGAACGAGAGTAGATGGTATTTATAATGCTGATCCAGAAAAGGATAAAAACGCTGTAAAATACGATACTATCACTTTTAAAGAAGTAATAAAAAAAGGATTGAAAGTAATGGATATGACTGCCTTTACTTTAAGTGAAGAAAACGGACTTCCAATTATTGTTTTTGACATGGATACTAAAGGAAATTTACTGAAATTAGTTTCTGGAGAGCAAATTGGAACAATAGTTGACAACAAATAA
- the frr gene encoding ribosome recycling factor → MNEEIDFILDSAKEAMNNAIEHLVKELRAIRAGKASPSMLANVQVNYYGAATPLSQIANVSTSDARTITIQPWEKNMLQEVEKAIMVANLGFNPMNNGDIIIINVPALTEERRKELAKQAKAEAEHAKVGIRNARKDANNDIKKTDISDDLKKGAEESIQKLTDSYTKEIDDKLSIKEKEIMTV, encoded by the coding sequence ATGAACGAAGAAATTGATTTTATTTTAGATTCAGCCAAAGAGGCAATGAATAATGCTATAGAACATTTAGTAAAAGAACTACGTGCTATTAGAGCAGGTAAGGCTTCTCCTTCAATGTTAGCTAATGTACAGGTTAATTATTACGGAGCTGCAACTCCTTTAAGTCAAATAGCAAATGTAAGTACATCTGATGCAAGAACAATTACTATTCAGCCTTGGGAAAAAAACATGTTACAAGAAGTTGAAAAAGCAATTATGGTTGCTAATTTAGGTTTTAACCCTATGAATAATGGTGACATTATTATCATTAATGTACCTGCATTAACAGAAGAAAGACGTAAAGAATTAGCTAAACAAGCTAAAGCTGAAGCTGAACATGCTAAAGTAGGAATTCGTAATGCTCGTAAAGATGCCAATAACGATATTAAAAAAACTGACATTTCTGATGATTTAAAGAAGGGTGCAGAAGAAAGTATTCAAAAACTTACTGATAGTTACACAAAAGAAATTGATGATAAGCTTTCTATAAAAGAAAAAGAAATAATGACTGTTTAG